The genomic DNA TTTTGAGTTGGATAAACAATTTCTTCGGGATTGTTGTTTTTATATCCCATTTTTTTTATTTCATCAAGCAAAATTTGGTAAGCACGATAATTTCCTAAATTGTCTTTTTCAGTTTCAAGAAAAGGGTTATTTGCATCATATGGATGTAATAATTTATCTTCAAAAATTTTGTTTGTTAGTTTTTGATTATCTGCTAATTTAAAGCCTTTAAAAATTCCTGATTCACTTTTATCAAGAATGCTTGGATCAAAATTGAAAACATTACCAGCAATTCTTCCTCTTGTTGACATAATAAAATTATTAAATACTTTATATGCCTCCATACCTCGATAATGTCTTGCTTGATCACCTTTTACTAAAGCAAAACCAACTCCTAGACCAAGACCTAAGGGAACTAATAATGCTCCGGTGGTTATTAAACCAATTTTTGTACTAGTTTTCACTAAGTTTTCCTACCTTTTTTAATATATTTATATTTAATTTTTTTATTATATACAATAAATTATATCTGCTTTAGTTGCATAAATTCCAATTAAAGATACTAAACAGAAGCATCGCTTTAAATCTTTTTTAGAATAATTAAAAAAATAGCATTTGTTGATTTTTTTAAAATAATTATGCTATTTTTAAAAATTTTAATTTTGTTTATATAAGAAAATTTTTTAATTACTTCAATCAATTTCAATGTAATCAAATGGTTTTTCTTTTGATTTTTTTTCTAATACTTTAAAAGTGATTTTATCATCCAGTGTATACTTTGAATTTTTTCTTAATGAGCGCCCAATTTTTTGCTCTAATCATAAAGAAAGTTTTTGATTTTTTTCTTTATCATCTAATTTGTAATCTAAAAAGTCACTTAATTCTAATTGTTTTCATAATGTTTTCATTAAAACTGTGCCTTTAGCTTCACATCTTTCTAAACTAATTTCATAAATTTGCTCATCAGTATCAAATTCATCATAAATTTCACCAACAACCTCTTCTAAAATATCTTCAATTGTAATAATTCCAATTGCTCTATCATTATTATTACTTTCTGTAACAAAGGCCATTTGTGTTCTTGATTTCCGCATCTTCTCAAGTGCTACTGACAAAATTGAATTTGTTGAAACTCTTGGAACTCTTTTAACATAGTTCATAATATTTCCTCGTTGTAAAAAGAAAATATCTTTTAATAATAAAACACCAATTAATTCGCCATCTTTTTCAACAGGAATTCTTGAATAATTTGTTTTTTTAAACATTGCAAGTGCATCATGCATTGAAGTTTTTCAATTAATGAAATCAACATTTTTTAATTTCACATAATGTTGTGAGACTTTTGTTGAGTCTAAATTTAAAACATTTTGTGCCATGATTGATTCATTAATTTCTAAAACACCTTCATCTTGGGCAATATTAATTAAATTTTTAACTTCTTCTTCGGTATTTGTAATGTAGATTTTTTTACCAATTTTTGAAATTGGATATGTGAAGGGAATAAATATTCAATAAAGCATTTCAATAAACCAATAAAATGATTTAATTGTTTGTTCTGGTTTTGATTTAGCAATTAGTTTCGGAATAATTTCAGCAAACAACACAATGATTGGTGTCATGACAAGTGTTGAAATAATTGAAGCTAATCCTGCTCTTTCAGCCCCAAATGCTTGTGTTAATAAATAAACTAAAAGTGTTGATGAGCCAATGTTGACTAAATTATTAGCAATCAAAACTGTGCCAAGTGTTCGATTAAAAAATTTGTGCTGTTTTTCAATTAATTTTGCACCTTTGATTTTCTTTTCAATCATTGTTTCAATCTTTACTTTTGATAAAGATGTATAAGCTGTTTCCATTGATGAAAAAATTGCCGAACAAACAAGCAACAATACTAGGGAAATTATTAATAGTGCATATTGTCAGGAAGCGAGGTGTATATCCATCTAAGTTTTCTCCATAAAATATAAAATTATTTTTTCATAATAATATTAACAAAAAAAATTATTTTAATTCAAATAACTCATCTATAATGTATATTATGTTTAAATTTGAAGATGTAAAATTAGTACAATTACCTAAAAAAATTCTTCGTGAAAAATCAAAAGATATTCCAATTCCCTTAATTTCTGAAGATATTGAATTAATCGAAAAAATGATCTTTCATGTGAATGATAGTCAAACCCCCAACACAAAATTTCGCCCTGCTGTTGGTGTAGCTGCGATTCAATATGGAATTCCTAAAAATATTTTTTATATATTAATCACAAATGAAAAAAACGAAGTTATTTTTAGTGATGCTTTAATTAATCCGAAATTAATTGGTCACTCAGAACACAAAATTTCACTTTCTGAAGGAGAAGGATGTTTAAGTGTAAATGAAGAATGACCAAATCAAGAAGGATATGTCCCAAGATATTCTAGAGTAATTGTTGAAGCATATTCATATTTTGAAAAAAAATTCAAACGTTATGAAGTTAGTGGTTACACTGCAATTGTTTTTCAACATGAATATGATCATTTGCAAGGAAAATTATTTATTGATCATATTAATAAAAAAAATCCTTGAAATAAAAACAAGGATCTTGAAGTAATTTAAAACTCAATTTGAGTTTTTTATTTTGGAATTTTTCTAAATGAAAGTGGAGCATTAATTTCAATCTCTTGGTCATCAGTTTTAATTTCAATATAAATCCCATATTGAACTTTTTTTGATCCCAATTTTTCAGTATGTGTTGATAGGGTTAAAATTTTTGCATCAAATTTTAATCTTGAAGTTTGTTTTCAATTTTCTTCATCAAAATTAATTAATTCAATTTTTTTTGTAAAAACAATTGGTGCAAAAAAATTAAATGTATCAGTTGTAATATTTGAAGCAATTTTCATTTGACCTAAATTATTTGTTGATTGAAAAGGTTCAGAAAAATTTCATGATAAATCAAGATTTTGGTAAAACTCATTGGCAGTTTCAATTTTTTTATTATATTGATCAATATATTTTTTAAATTCTTCTTTATATGATTTGATTGTTGACACAGGAAAATTATCCTTTAGATCAATTTGCGTATAAAAATTGTAAGCAATTTTTTTCTTAATTTCTTCAATATAAACTTTCCCAAGTTGTGTTTGTTTTTCTTTGATTTGCGGATTTTCTGTTGAATATTTCTCTGTTTTTTTGCTTGTCTTGATTGGAAAATTTTTAATTACAAAATCAATTGGTGTATTGCCTTTTTCTTTCAAAACCAAATCAACATATAAAATATCTTTTGAAATTGTATCAATAACAAAATTTTCAAATTCCATTTCCCAGTTTTTTTGCTTATTTTTTAAATTAAATTTAGCATAAGCTTCATTATTAGTATCACCAAAAATTAAGCGGACATTCTCTTCGTTTTTATTATTAACAATTTCCTTAATCAAACCTTCGGGTGTGAAAGCAAGAGAGTTATTTTTATTAATTTCTATTTGAATATCAGGATGTTTTCCTTCCTTAATATCTGAAAATGAATACTTTTTTATCCGATCATATCAATATATTAAGGCTTTAGCTGGTTTGTTTAATGCAATCCCAATTGCAGCACCAATGATTGCTGTTAGTGCAGAAGAAGTAAAAGTTCAAAATAAAATTTTTTTAATCTTTTTATTTTTAACAACTTTTTTTGCATATTCCTTATGTTTTAATTGATCCTCAGCACTTATTTCATTTTCGATTGAATCAATTCAGTCAAATTCATTTTTTTTATTTTTTTTCACTAATTTATGCTCCGATACTAAGTTTGTTTATTTTGATTTTTGATATTTTTTTCTAAAAAATTTGAGGAATCTAGTTGATTATTAGATTGCTTTTTTTCTTTATTATTTGAATTTAAATTTTCTAATGAAGAAATATGGTCATATTCTTCATGATCTTCATCCTCAGGTTCTTGATATCTATTATTTTCTAATGAACGTTGATCAATTTCAAATTCAACAAAATCAGCTGTTTCATTATATTCAATATCATAAGATTTATCTTCATCATCTAAAGTATCAATGTCATCAAAATTACTTTCATTGTTTTCAAATGATGAAAGATGTTTTTCAAATGCATCAATTTCTTTAATTTCTTTTGCAACATCAATTTTTTCTTCAACATAAAAATCATCAATCTCATTTAAGGCTTTTTGTTTTTTATCATCTTCAATTTCATTCATATTTTCTTTACCTCCATCAAAATTATCAATTTCACTTTCATTATCGATTTTGATCTCATTGGTCTCATTCACAACATTTAAGGCATCTTTGTTTGAAGAATTATTTTCTTTATTTGCAAAAACTATTTGATTATTTTTTTGCTCAGACGCAATAAGTGTTTTTATATAATTAAAAATTTGCTTTTTCATAATTGGTCATTTGATTTCTGAAATTGTAATAATTGGATATTTTTTTGAGATTAAAAAATTAATATTATCTTTGAAAATTAAATAATCACGATAATTGTTCCCGTAAGAAAAATTATCTAAAATAAAACCTTGGACTAATTTGTTATTAATTTTATTAATTAAAACGATATCAATTGTTTTTGTTCCAATTGAATAATTCGATTGAAATTCAAAATCAGGATCAGTTAATAAACTTTTTAATTCAGTTAAAACATCAACTTTGAATTTTAAATCCTCTGGAATTGCAATAATTTTTGTTGCCAAGAAATCTTCAACTTTATCCAAATAATTTTTTTGTTTAGTTAAAGATAGATCAAGAAATTCAAGCCATTCTTTGAACATGATCATGTCGGCTGTTGAACGTTCATTAATTTCAATATCATATGAATAAATTGATTTAACCACAAAGATTTTTTCTTTTGCCCGAGATATGGCGACATTTAAAGCATTTTTTCCGCCTTTTCTTGCAACATATGTATTATACAAGGCAGTGTTTTTATCATAAACAACTGACATAATAACTAAATCTGCTTCATCACCTTGAATATTTTCAATATTTTTTAAAACAATTTTTTCAGTCATCAAGGCTTTTTCTAACAGTGGTTCATTACCAAAAATTTTATTCACCAAATACTCTTGCTGTTTAATATTAAAAACAAGAATAATAATTTTTTCATACTTATTTAAATTATTTTTTGCTAATTCAATGACTTTTTTTCCTTCAGCTTCATTCATACTATTATCTCATTGTCCATCAACTTGAAAAACTTCAATTGCTTTATCATTTGATAATGAGACTTCATAATCATCAATAACATCAAGTTTTGATTGATAAAAATGTTTTGAAGAAAAAGTCATCAAGGTTGCTTTTTTGGAACGATAATTTTTATCTAATAATATTGAATAAACTCCTCTTGCTTTGGCATAATCAAGCAATGATTCAATATTGCCAAAATCATCTTCTTCATCAAAATTATAGGTTGCTGAAAATCATCTTGTTGGTTGCATTTGTTGATTATCTCCAGCCAAAACTTTTCTTTTTCCTAAATACAATAAAGGAATCCCTTTTTCAATATACATTTGTGATGATTCATCCAAAATTACATAATCAAATTCTTGTTTATTCCACATTGATAAATCTAATTCTGGTGTTGTTACAATGACTGGAAATAATAGTTTAATCATTTCTTTATGTTTATGAAAAAACTTATATGGTTTTAAATGTCCTGTTCGAATTGCCATTGCAAAAGCATTGTATTGCGTTTTTTGTAGATCATCAAAATTTTTCATTCGTTCAAAAGTTTTTTCAAGCAACATTTTGACTAATTTTTTATCATCATTTAAATCTATTGTTTTGTTTATCAAAATCTTTTTGTATTCTTGTTCAAATTGAGTGATTTCTTCATAAGTTACATGATTAATATATCTTAGAGCTTGATTAATATCAATTGTTGACAGAGTTTGATTAATAACTAAAAGTTCAGCCATATTTTTAATTATTTTTGGAACAAGACTAAAAATTGTATGTTTTTTATTAAAGTTTAATTCATATAATTTTTTAATCACACTTTTTTTATCAAAAAAATCATCAGCAATTGCATAATTTAAACTTGGATCAAGTGATTTAAGAATCTCATAAATTTCTTTTGAAAAATTCCCATTCATAACTGTTGAATAGAAATTAATAATGTTATCTAAATTTTTTATTTGCTTAATCGAATTAACATTTTTAACATACTCTTCATCTTCATCACTAAAAATTGGAATGCCATTTTCTTTGGCATAACCATCATAAAATTCCAATAAATCAAGAAATTCTCTTAAAGGTTCATAAAATGTTTCACTTCTTAAATTTTTATCATTTAAAGTAAATAAGCAAAAAATTGAGATTTTTTTTAGTCGACTTCGTAAAACATCTAAAGCTGCTTTTTTTTGACTTACAACTAAAGCAGTGTATCCTCTTGAAATGACATTGACAATTAAATTTGTAATTGTTTGTGATTTCCCAGTTCCTGGAGGACCTCAAATAATTGTGTCTTGGTATAATGATGAAACAGTGGCAACATCTTGTGAAAAATTTGTTTCCTGAATTTTAAATAATTTAAATTTATCATCAAAAATTACTTTTCTAACTTTTTCACGATATAAATTCTTATTAAAATTTGGATTTAAAATTTCATCAAATTCATTTCTCTCAATAATTTTTTTCATTTGGTTTCATAAATAACCTGATGAAACATTATAAAAACCTAAAACAAGACCAGGATGAAGTTTAATTGAGGTGTTATTAATATGGTCAGCATCTAAGTTTTCAACACCACTTTTTAAACTTTCAGGCATTTTAAACATTGGTGCCCAGAATTTCTTTAAATACTCATAAATTTCTTCAATTGACAAATTGTTTAAATCAAATGAATCAATGTTTAAAGAAAATCCTTCTTGGTTTAAAAAAGTTACTAATTTACTATTTAATCTAACATCTGAATTTGAATGTAAATGAACTAAAGAGTTTTTAACTTCAATGACTATTTCTTTAAAAAAAAGTGGAGCATAGATTGTCTTTTTTTCAGTTTTAATTGAAATATATAAAAACCCAATATGCAACGGTCAAATATTTGTTTCAATATTCATGTTTTGCGCTTTATTAAGAATTTTTTTTCATTTGACAATTGATTTTTGAAATTCAGTTTCTTGCTTGGCAACAATGATATTTTTTGCTTTTTCAAAATTTGAACTAAGAAGTTTAAACACACTTTCATCAATGATCTTGTTATAGCTTTTAAAAATTGCAATAACTTCTGTTTTATTTTTTGCCTCATGAACTTTTTTAGCAATATCTTTATTTAAAACCTCAGTTAGAATGCAATCAAAATGAAAGTTTTTATAAATCTTGTCAAAAGTTTCTTCGCCAAAACTTTTTAAAACATCAAAATATTTTTCATTATCAATTGAACTAAACAATGATGAATCAAGCGTATCAATGTTTAATAAATTTGCCATCAATGTTTGATATTTTGGATTTGATGCATTCATTATAGCACTCCATTAATTTGCTCTTCTAAATGTTTTGCAACATTGCCAACAACAAGTGAAATACTCTTAGTTTGAAATGTCATTCCACTTATGCCATCCAATTCTTTTAGTTTTAAAATATTTACTAATTCTTTATTATGAAAATTTATTTTCAAAACTTTTTGTGTTGAAGAAACATTTGCAATATTTTTAGCGCCACCTAAATTAGCTAAAAAAATATCAAAATCAAAATTTAGTTTTGTATTCTTTGATAAGTAATTTTTAGTTTCAGTTTGTTTGTATTTTTTCTTTCAATATATCAAAATAAAGCCCAATGTTATGATTATTAAAAAAACATATAAAAACTTGTTTTTTGTATTCATTGATTCTTGCTCCTTTAATCAGATTCAAATTCATCTTTTATTACTTTTAAATTATATTTTAATTTAAATCTAAAAATCTAAATTAAGAAATGAAATATTTTATACAAAAATTAATTTAGATGATTGAATAGTTTTTATGCAAATGTAATAAAATTAATAAAGAATTTTGTTTTTTAACAAAAAAACATGGAGAAATTTATGACAAAAAAAAGAGTTTTAAGCGGAATAACTGCAACAGGAAATTTAACAATTGCAAATTACATTGGAGCAATCAAAAATCTTGTTAAATTTCAAGAAGAATATGAAAGTTATATTTTCATTGCTGATCTTCATGCTTTGACGCTTCCAATTGAACCAAACGAGCTAAAAAAGAATAAAAAAGAAATTTACGGATTATTTTTAGCATGTGGAATTGATCCAAAAAAATCAACATTGTTTTTTCAATCAGATGTTATTGAACATGGTTTAATGAATTGACTAGTTTTGACAAATACAACAATTGGTGAATTGTCAAGAATGACGCAATTTAAAGATAAATCAACAAAAATAAAAACTGCAAATGGAATGGAAACAATTCCAACAGGTTTGTTAATGTATCCAACATTGATGGCTGGTGATATTCTTTTATATGATCCTGATTTAGTTCCTGTTGGTGTTGACCAAAAACAACATGTTGAATTAACAAGAAATTTAGCACAAAGATTAAATCATAAATTTAATTTAGATTTCAAAATTCCGCAACCATATATTCCACAAATTGGTGCTAAGATTATGTCATTAATTGACCCAACTAAAAAAATGTCAAAATCTGATTCAAATAAAAAAGCTGCAATTTATTTATTAGATGATCCAGATGAAGCTTATAAAAAAATTATCAAAGCAGTAACTGATTCGGAAGGAAAAATTTATCTATCTGATGATAAACCAGGAATTAAAAATTTATTATCAATCTATGCTTCTTTGGTAGATATTAGTTTAGAAGAAACTGAAAAAAAATTTCATGATAAAAATTATGGTGAATTAAAACAAGAAGTTGGTTTAGTTGTTAAAAATTTTTTAATTGAAATTCAAAAAAAATATCACACTGCATTGAATTCAATTGATGAATTTGCAAAAATTGGGGCAAATCAAGCTAAAAAAATTGCTTCAAAAAATTTAGAAAAGTTAATGAAAGGTTTA from Metamycoplasma alkalescens includes the following:
- a CDS encoding hemolysin family protein, encoding MDIHLASWQYALLIISLVLLLVCSAIFSSMETAYTSLSKVKIETMIEKKIKGAKLIEKQHKFFNRTLGTVLIANNLVNIGSSTLLVYLLTQAFGAERAGLASIISTLVMTPIIVLFAEIIPKLIAKSKPEQTIKSFYWFIEMLYWIFIPFTYPISKIGKKIYITNTEEEVKNLINIAQDEGVLEINESIMAQNVLNLDSTKVSQHYVKLKNVDFINWKTSMHDALAMFKKTNYSRIPVEKDGELIGVLLLKDIFFLQRGNIMNYVKRVPRVSTNSILSVALEKMRKSRTQMAFVTESNNNDRAIGIITIEDILEEVVGEIYDEFDTDEQIYEISLERCEAKGTVLMKTLWKQLELSDFLDYKLDDKEKNQKLSLWLEQKIGRSLRKNSKYTLDDKITFKVLEKKSKEKPFDYIEIDWSN
- the def gene encoding peptide deformylase, with translation MFKFEDVKLVQLPKKILREKSKDIPIPLISEDIELIEKMIFHVNDSQTPNTKFRPAVGVAAIQYGIPKNIFYILITNEKNEVIFSDALINPKLIGHSEHKISLSEGEGCLSVNEEWPNQEGYVPRYSRVIVEAYSYFEKKFKRYEVSGYTAIVFQHEYDHLQGKLFIDHINKKNPWNKNKDLEVI
- a CDS encoding DEAD/DEAH box helicase, producing MNASNPKYQTLMANLLNIDTLDSSLFSSIDNEKYFDVLKSFGEETFDKIYKNFHFDCILTEVLNKDIAKKVHEAKNKTEVIAIFKSYNKIIDESVFKLLSSNFEKAKNIIVAKQETEFQKSIVKWKKILNKAQNMNIETNIWPLHIGFLYISIKTEKKTIYAPLFFKEIVIEVKNSLVHLHSNSDVRLNSKLVTFLNQEGFSLNIDSFDLNNLSIEEIYEYLKKFWAPMFKMPESLKSGVENLDADHINNTSIKLHPGLVLGFYNVSSGYLWNQMKKIIERNEFDEILNPNFNKNLYREKVRKVIFDDKFKLFKIQETNFSQDVATVSSLYQDTIIWGPPGTGKSQTITNLIVNVISRGYTALVVSQKKAALDVLRSRLKKISIFCLFTLNDKNLRSETFYEPLREFLDLLEFYDGYAKENGIPIFSDEDEEYVKNVNSIKQIKNLDNIINFYSTVMNGNFSKEIYEILKSLDPSLNYAIADDFFDKKSVIKKLYELNFNKKHTIFSLVPKIIKNMAELLVINQTLSTIDINQALRYINHVTYEEITQFEQEYKKILINKTIDLNDDKKLVKMLLEKTFERMKNFDDLQKTQYNAFAMAIRTGHLKPYKFFHKHKEMIKLLFPVIVTTPELDLSMWNKQEFDYVILDESSQMYIEKGIPLLYLGKRKVLAGDNQQMQPTRWFSATYNFDEEDDFGNIESLLDYAKARGVYSILLDKNYRSKKATLMTFSSKHFYQSKLDVIDDYEVSLSNDKAIEVFQVDGQWDNSMNEAEGKKVIELAKNNLNKYEKIIILVFNIKQQEYLVNKIFGNEPLLEKALMTEKIVLKNIENIQGDEADLVIMSVVYDKNTALYNTYVARKGGKNALNVAISRAKEKIFVVKSIYSYDIEINERSTADMIMFKEWLEFLDLSLTKQKNYLDKVEDFLATKIIAIPEDLKFKVDVLTELKSLLTDPDFEFQSNYSIGTKTIDIVLINKINNKLVQGFILDNFSYGNNYRDYLIFKDNINFLISKKYPIITISEIKWPIMKKQIFNYIKTLIASEQKNNQIVFANKENNSSNKDALNVVNETNEIKIDNESEIDNFDGGKENMNEIEDDKKQKALNEIDDFYVEEKIDVAKEIKEIDAFEKHLSSFENNESNFDDIDTLDDEDKSYDIEYNETADFVEFEIDQRSLENNRYQEPEDEDHEEYDHISSLENLNSNNKEKKQSNNQLDSSNFLEKNIKNQNKQT
- a CDS encoding PTS glucose transporter subunit IIB; this encodes MNTKNKFLYVFLIIITLGFILIYWKKKYKQTETKNYLSKNTKLNFDFDIFLANLGGAKNIANVSSTQKVLKINFHNKELVNILKLKELDGISGMTFQTKSISLVVGNVAKHLEEQINGVL
- the trpS gene encoding tryptophan--tRNA ligase, with amino-acid sequence MTKKRVLSGITATGNLTIANYIGAIKNLVKFQEEYESYIFIADLHALTLPIEPNELKKNKKEIYGLFLACGIDPKKSTLFFQSDVIEHGLMNWLVLTNTTIGELSRMTQFKDKSTKIKTANGMETIPTGLLMYPTLMAGDILLYDPDLVPVGVDQKQHVELTRNLAQRLNHKFNLDFKIPQPYIPQIGAKIMSLIDPTKKMSKSDSNKKAAIYLLDDPDEAYKKIIKAVTDSEGKIYLSDDKPGIKNLLSIYASLVDISLEETEKKFHDKNYGELKQEVGLVVKNFLIEIQKKYHTALNSIDEFAKIGANQAKKIASKNLEKLMKGLGLKNESKS